CTAAAACTGAGCTCAAGTTTGGCCACGTTACAAGCACTTGAAAACCCCAGTCTACATGGGCTTGATGGAGATCTCAGCTTTTCAGTTCGTACTCCTTGGACCAGACTGCAGGGGGCTGGCAATGGCAGGGACAAGTGCAAAGCTGCCCTCCAGTGCACTCCTCTTGCCCCATCCAGCACATGTATGCTGCTTGTGTGAGGGAGCACACTAGGCAAGGGACACATTGGGCTGTGAAAAGAAGGTGGAAGGAGGACCCAAAGGAGTGATGGCCCTCTGGCAAGAAAGCAGAGGACGAGTTTGTTGGTTctccacagccccagctctgtggTACCTTGGGAGGTAGTCGGGCAAATGGTTGTTTTGGTTCCCTTCTCTCTTGGCTCTTACAAGAGGCttagtttcatagtttcgtgcgggttggaagggaccttagagatcatcgagtccagcccccgggattcgagcctctgtgtagcagagcggcacttctaccacttgcgccacaggggggattcgaactccgggccccagtgttgcaaggcagtgtccttaaccactgcgccaccgcGGCACACCGTGAACTCTCCGGCTCCAGAACTGTACAGTGCTGAGGTTTAGATCCTCCTAATGGTGTTGGGGGTAGAGAAGCCCCTGGCATTTGAATGAACCATTTCTGAGAGCTGAAGGAAATATTCCTACTGTGTAAGCTGGCTGGCTCCAGTGCTGAAGCTCCTaactgctggcagctgctcagGAGGTGGGACTTTCACCTGGGAAATAAGCTGTATAATTATGCAAGCTGCAGTTTTCATAACAGACCAATCACACCCTGTCAAATCTGTGCCAAATCTGTGAtccagccaggagctgggcacGGGGTGTGCAGCTGTTAAGGGCAGAGGGAGCCCTCTGACTCTGCTGCTAGGCTTTTCTTGTTAGGCCCCAGCACTTAGATGGTCATCTTgaattgctttcctttttgtcctttgGTGGTGCCTCAGAGGGATGCTCAGAATACTAAAGATCGCCTGCTCCATACAGACACTGATGACATCTGTGAAAAAGCCCAGCAAAAGCAGAgtgtgagcagcaggcagcaaaacagGTTTTGAATCCAGATACCATAAAACGGGATTACTATCTTATGAACAAAGAGGAGGTCTTTCAGGATGTAGAAGCAGTACAGGACTGTAGTTAGCAACCGTCTAGCAGTGTATACAGACAAAAAGGTGCAATTAACGTTGTGCAACCAATACTAATCTTTGCAATCCTTGCATTACATTACTTCTGGATGCTTCATTCTGCAAGATTATaagctttttatcttcttttcttttctttcttttcttttcttttcttttcttttcttttcttttcttttcttttcttttcttttcttttcttttcttttcttttcttttctttNNNNNNNNNNNNNNNNNNNNNNNNNNNNNNNNNNNNNNNNNNNNNNNNNNNNNNNNNNNNNNNNNNNNNNNNNNNNNNNNNNNNNNNNNNNNNNNNNNNNNNNNNNNNNNNNNNNNNNNNNNNNNNNNNNNNNNNNNNNNNNNNNNNNNNNNNNNNNNNNNNNNNNNNNNNNNNNNNNNNNNNNNNNNNNNNNNNNNNNNNNNNNNNNNNNNNNNNNNNNNNNNNNNNNNNNNNNNctttcctttcctttcctttccttttcttttcttttcttttcttttcttttcttttcttttcctttcttttcctttcttttcctttcttttcctttcttttcctttcttttctttttcttcccttcccttcaaaCACAACTTTGTTCCATCATTCAGGACATTAATAAATATGTTAAActttaacagcagcagcatggataTCTTAACAGATGTCACTCGTGatcagcaagcagcagaactCTGTGCTACTGATACCAGCTCTTTGAAATCCACAGACCAAATGGTCTTTCACCCACCTTATCTACCTTGTCAGTCTTTATCACACTGATAGCTACGAGGGTACTGCAGGAGATGGTATCAAAGGTTTTGCCAAAGTCAAACACGTCCAACTCACAGCCAGTGGGCTACATGCAGCCCAGCAGGATTCACAAGGCAGCCCTCTCCCTCCCTGACATGTAAAGGTGGTGGCTCTTCCATGTGCACTGCCCTGGGCACACACCCACAACTCAGCAACACTAAAGCCATCAGTGTGCTATAAATGCCGTGTCAACTGGAAGCAGGGCACAGGGAGAGGCGGTGCTGTGCAGTGATGACTCAAGTGCCAAATAATTTTGTGCACCTTGACCCACTTAGCTTTGTTGACCCTCATGAGATTCTGAGCAAAGTTTCATCAAAACTCGGCCATGAATACCTCGAGTGACAGTGGGTCGTCTTTGCTGGGAAACGTTGTTATGAGCACAACCTGCAgtctcttgttcattgctggtgaaagtACACAGCTAACGGTTGTCACTATGTTGAAAAACGGTGTTTTGTACCTGGGaatttctctatcaaatagtgtaATTGTGCTCTCTTTCTACCTGTTgttgtttccacagaaataataggaggcattacttttagagcttTTCCAGACCATACAGTCCTTTGTGTTGAAGCACACCTGGAAGCCTTCAGCCGTAGACTGATATGAAATGGCACCACTGACTTTTTCTCCTTGACCAGGTCATGTCCCAGTGTAAAGCTCTCTGAATCCTCTGCATGAAGCACTTCCTCTGCTCACCCCATCCAGCCTCTTCTTCCTGAAGGGCCTCTCTGTCCATCTATGGCAGCTCTCATTCACATGAATTACTCCACCAATACTCTAATccaaaagaaattataaatgTGCAGTTGTGTGATTCCTCTTGTTTGGTGCCCCATCTGTCTATTGTTCCCAGGTGCCTGAGGTAATGTTGAGTCACAGTGCTGTCACAAGGGACATGCTGGAGTTCCCCTGCTCATGCAGTGCAGACTGTATAGGATACTCTTTGAGGAACAGGCTCTTTGTGGCCTTGACTGCATACAAGTGACCACTGCAGAGTCTTTGCAGGTGTATCATTTTGTGAGCTCTCCTATGCTTTTTCTGGAACTGCTCCATGAGATGCCTTTCTTTGAACATGTGGAGATCACAAATCAAACAGTGATGGGTTGATTGCTTCTTTTTAGCCAGAGCTAATTGTCATAATGGAGAGCTTCATTGATCTCCAATAGCAGTGATGCCAGGagagaagagctgtgctgtttcagGAAATAGGTTGACTATCTCCATATTTGTGCTTGGATTACTGCTGGCCCAGTGGAACAAATTCTCAGCCCTGCAAGCAGAAATCTGAACAGCCTGCATTTAGGAGCTGTGCCTCCCCTGACTTGTCTGTACGAACAATAATGCAACAGGCTTCAACTCTTTCCAAACCTCCCATGTGTATGCAACAGGACTGGACTGCTTTGTGCATTTCAGCGCCACCTCAGCTGTGGAACAGGGCAGGCCAGCACCTGGACATCAGGACATCGCCCAGCCCTACCccacagacagcacagctgcctgtgctgccgCAGTAACAGGGACAAGGAGGCATCTGACCTCTAAATCTGGCAAAAaggtggaggaggaaagggagggcCCTCAACAGCACTCCCCCAACACTGAGCTGAgtggaggaggagctctggGTCCAAGCCAAATTCCATGTTTAAAAGTCAGCAACCAGTCGAGCgaagcaggaggcagaaaaaGAGAGTGTGAGGAAGAATAGAAAAGAGGAGggcagctgcctggggaggagagcaggagaaaggaggCAGAAGTGAAGGACAGAAACAGCGCTGGGTCAAAACAGCAAGACCGAGTAGACAGGCTACAAAATGACCCTGCTCCTGTGGCTGTCATCTTGGAACAacatctctgtgctggggaTTTTTCTTACCGTCTTTACCATACTTGTTGATTTCATGAAGCGCAGAAAGAATTGGAGCCGTTACCCCCCAGGCCCAGTGTCACTGCCATTTGTTGGGACCATGCCATTCGTTAACTACAACAACCCGCATCTCTCCTTTGAGAAGGTGAGTAGTGCACCCTGCCAACACGCAGGCCCCTCCTCTAAGACAAAACTGGTTAACTGTCCAAAACCTGCCAAATGGAAAAACTAAATACAGCATTAGTAATGTTTGCCTGCATCGTGTTCAGAAGATTACCATTTTCAAATCATATCAAATCAGGGTCATTCTCTCTGCACTGATTACTGGTTACTTGACCACTAATTGCTTTTATGATATATTTCTAGTGTCACTGAAGTACTAATACCCTTTCAAattccactggaaaaaataaataaataaataaataaaggatgaaaagaaggggaaaggggggggaaaggagcagggggaggagggagacaTGGGAGGAAacaggggaaggggaagagaggagaaaaggggagaagagggagagggaaaaggggaggggaggagaggggaagggaggggaagaagaaaaaagacagtgaaagaaaaagacataaagagagaagagaggaaagaacaaaaatggaggaggaggaggggagggaggaagggaggagggagggaggaggagggagggagggagggagggaggaggggcgggagggagggagggagggaggggggaggaggagggagggagaggagagaaggagggaggaagacagagggagagagggagagagggagagagggaggaaggaaggtgaaGAGGATGGACAGTAaggaggcaggaaggcaggaaggaaggaaggaggggggaagaggaggaggggggaagatgaggaagaggagggaggaagacaAAGAACATACAGCTGATAAACTCATCTCTGCAATCACCCTTTGTCAGCAACATGTTTTTTACAGATCACCAGAGATGTAGGATACATGCCAGTTACCTTCTAGGAGAGTACAGTCCCCCTGGGGAGAAGGCTGACCTGGAACTCACTCCAGCGTGGAGCTACTTTTTCCAAGCATGCTTCTGGGAACTGGGCTTtgggcagaaaaagaaatgacatacCACTTTATAATCAATATTTCTGTACTGCAGAAATTAAAACTACCTCAAAAATTAATtaagttttcaaatgaaattacaaGTATTGGGAAATAATGGGTTCCTGAGTAAAAAACTCCAAAATGGTTCTTGAGCTGGTGTTGGCAGACAAAATGCAAAGTACCCACAGAATGCTCTGGACAAGTTTCATCAGAATAGTTGTATATTAAATCTTGCCAGTTGCAGTGCATTGCTCCCTGCTCCGTGTAGTGGCTGACACTGCTCTGAGCTGttgcacagcagagaaaatgaacagtCCAAGGTCAGCTGGAAGGTCTCCTAATAAAATAGTACTAACCACTGAACAGTCTGCCCTAAGAAAAGATAGAGGGATATGCTGTTGTCATTACATTCCTACATTATTGCATGTCAGTTTATTTTCAGGgccacatttatttatttatttgtttgtttgttttatctggGCAGTTTCGCAAGAAGTTTGGAAACATCTTCAGCCTCCAGAACTGCTGGACCAACGTGGTAGTGCTGAATGGGTACAAAACTGTGAAGGAAGCCCTGGTCAACAAATCGGAGGACTTTGCTGACCGGCCATACTTACCAATATATGAACATCTGGGCTACGGACATAAGTCTGAAGGCAAGTCCTTTGCAAAGGCACATTTCTTGCAGGAACCAGCACAAGGAGGACTGTGTAGATAATGAGTAGACAGAAGATTTTCCCCGTGTAAAGCCAGCTTCTCATGTACCTCCAGCCAATATCCTTGTACATCTGCCACTCTTCTGTGGTCACAGAATCAGATGATCTACCAGCTCTAATAAGTGGCTGTAGTACAGCTCCAGGCACTAGCACACATCTCTCCAGCAGTGTGAGAATACGATCAGTGGTACAACTTGTTTGCCAGGGTGAGAGATGATAGCTCCCTCTGCCCAGTGCCCATTGCTACCCTAAGAGCACATCCTTGCTATCACAAGAAATAGCAGCTTTCTTCCAAGAAGTCAGAAGAATGCATCCCTCCCCATCCATCCTCTGCAAAAGCTGCTCCTCAGTTCATACAAGCTGAGGACATAATGCTGAATAATTTGGAGGAATGTTTCCTTCCTATGCTCTCCGTCACTTCCCCTTTTCCACCTCTGCTCAGTACTTACCTGCATTAGAAGGCGCAGTAGTAAGTTTTTAGAATGGTTGTATGAACAAGCCATACACAGtcttaccctttttttttttttttttttttctggtaccTCACTATGAATGTGAACCTCCAAACTCACATTTGCTCTTTTCTAGCAAACCCTACATGGTGTATAGCTCAGAGCTCCTGACATTTCTTGATCACTCTTATTTTCAGGGGTTATTATAGCAAGATATGGACGTGCCTGGAAGGAGCTAAGGAAATTCTCGCTCACTACCCTGAGGAACTTTGGGATGGGAAAGAAGTCATTGGAAGAGCGAGTGTCTGAGGAAGCAggatttctgtgctctgcaatCAGTTCTGAAGGAGGTTTGTCAAATACAGCACGATGGAGAAAAtgttctgatttaaaaaaccccaaacaaccaaacagaaaaggGCAATAGAGTGATACAGCCTCTCCTGTTTGCATGCTGTGTTTCAGGTCCATCAGAATAATGGTTACTGAACCTGTTGTGCTGTAAAACACTTCTACCTTACACACTGGGGCTACTGTAAGGCTAAACAATTtgaagcaggaaataaatacaaataagcACAGTGCTAGAATAATTTCCAGGGCTGAGTAACTATCAGCTGCATGAAGTTAGTTGTAACAGCAGAACATGGTAAACCCATTGGTAGTGGTAGTTGTCTCCCTCTACGCTGCCCTCCTgtggccccatctggagtactgcatccagggcttgggctcccagcacaagaCAGAGatgttggagtgggtccaaaGGAAGCCTACTATGAAGTATTCCTGCTTTCAGCACTTAGGGGActttttctcttgaaagcaACACAGAAGTATGTGCACATTCTTGTTGCTGGAAGCTGCAGTACCACAATGTGATGTTGCTTAGCCTCTTTGCTTGATACCCATTTCCATTTGTAGATCGTCCTTTCAATCCACGTATTCTTGTAAATAATGCCATCTGCAATGTGATCTGCAACATCACCTATGGAGAGCGTTTTGACTATGGTGATGAGACATTCAAGAAGCTGTTAACTTTGTTTGAAAACTCTCTACATGAAGAAGTTGGATTCCTGCCTCAGGTAACACAGAAGCATATTATGTTCTAAAAGGCTGTCACTTGAGAGCACTgtgtttccattattttaatttttacataaAGTATCAGATAacatcttgtttctttctgtatggTTCTGGCCCTCCAGCTTCTTAATGTGGTGCCCATTTTGTTGCGCATCCCTGGACTGCCACAGAAGATCTTTCGATGCCAAAAGGAATACATAAATTTCGTAGAAAAGCTCGTATATATGCACAAGAAGACCTGGAACCCTGCTTACACCCGAGACTTCACCgatgcatttttaaaggaaatggcAAAGGTAGGGAGAGACCAGCAGAACCTCAGAGTCCTGAGGCAATTCCTCTACTTCTTGTTGATAGAAGCTGGCTTCACTTATAAAGTTCTATAAAGACTGTTACAAATTTCCGACCTCTTCATTCTATGTCATGCTTGACAAGTGAGGTGTTCAGTTCATGCTGTGCTCTCCTTGATTATCCTCAGAGATTATATAATCTGCTGTTCCTGTCCCCATCTTCCAccctttttcctctcagtgtCTGGCAGCTCTCTTTTCAGCCTACATCACTTTGCAGGCATTTAAGGGGTGGATCTCAGCCCAACCACATTCCCTCTTGTTACATCTCTGCTGCTTACCTGAGGTCCCCTAAAAAGCCAGGCTGAAAAATCCCTCAGCTGGTGCTAATTTTGGTCAGGCCAGTCCCACTGCTCCCTTGCCAGAGATCTTTTGTTTGAATCAAAGTTGAGTCAGAAGTGCCTCATTAATTGCTATCCAGAGTAAGGCAGCATCAAAATATGCAGAATAAGATAGCAGACGTTAGTCCCTaggaaagaaaagtataaaAGGGATTAGAAAAGACAAGCAGATGAACTCATGCAGAGAGCTTGTCAGATCTCATATGCTAGCAAATCTGAGCTCAATTAGTATTTGGATGAGAGAACAGTTTTGCAGAAAATGATGTCGCAGATGTAATAGGTGGCAATTAtactgataatttttttttttttcccccccaaaattGCAACAAAATACCAGGCAAAACAGTGAGAATCTGTAATGCATAGATTGatagattctgtgattctgtgatagccCCCTCAAAATACTGCTGGTTTGAATTTGCCACATCAGCGCAGtctcctctctgctgtgtgGGTTTTCTGATCTGTTCAGCCTGTGTATGAAGGCAGGTGTAACTTTCCCCTCTCAAGATATAGGAGTACAGTGGTAATGGTGTGATTTAAGCGCATCAGTCATACACAGATTACTGCTTGTGTTGTGTTCTATTCTGCCAATGAACTTCCAGGTCAGCAAAAATATATCTACTGCTTCTCAGTACTCCTTTGAAAGAAAGTCTTCTCACTCAAGAAAGCGTCTTTGCTCCTGTCACACGCTTGTTTGTTCTCTGCAGGGTAAGGAGGCTGAAGAGAATGGTTTCAATAAAAGCAACCTTACTCTGGTGACCTCAGATTTGCTTGTAGCTGGTTCTGAGACCACATCCACCACCCTCCGATGGGCGTTACTGTTCATGCTTTTGTACCCAGAAATACAGAGTAAGTGAGCAAACAAGTAGAGGTGTGGTATGTTCCTCTGGACACTCATTTCACAGCAGGGACACTGCACATCTCTCCATACTTTGGGCtttctgcaaaaagaaacagctttgagAATTGTTGGTCTGGGAGAATCCAGGTAAAACGCTTCCCCATACATAGCTGTTCTGGCACAGCTTAGTGGGAGCAGTGGGGAATCTGATGAAAAGACTGAAGTTGGAAGGCCATGTTCAGGTTCCCTCTCACTGAAGGTTGCTGGGGGACTTTCAGTTGTCACGGTGCCCTCCAGATTCCTGTATTTGGAACAGACACTAAACTGTTTTAATTCTCAAATGCTGCATGCACAAGTACACTTTCAGTCCCATTGAGGAGGGGTAAGGTAGCACatcaaatgaattttattaaAGGCACTGTACAAAGCTAATAATTACTGAGATCTTTCTGAGCAACTGAAAAAGTGTATTCCCATTAGTTTCTGCCCCTTTCTATAATTGCTTGTCTTGCTCTCGCCCAGTGCCTGCTGAGCTCATACTGCCAGCTTTCCTATACCTTGTACCAGCCCCTGTGCTTATCTAAGGAAGCTCTAATTCCTAAGCTGTGTTGCTTTCAGGTAAAGTCCACAAAGAGATTGATAAAGTGATTGGAAGAAACCGACCGCCCACCATGGCAGACCAAGTGAACATGCCCTACACCAATGCCGTCATCCATGAAGTACAACGCTGTGGAGACATTGTTCCTATGGGGGTGCCCCACATGACATACCGGGACACTGAGCTTCAAGGTTTCTTCATTCCCAAGGTGAGTGTGCTCAGACAGCCAATGCAGCGTCATTGCTCTGGGAAGAGGCCAAGCCTGGAGTGAACCCACACAACTCTGCAGCTTTGTCCCTCCTGCCCCCAAAGCACAGTGGTGGTGAACACCGACATAGGAAATTTGAAATCCTAAGATCACACAAGTGGTTGCACTTGTGCTCTGGTTTACACTGCTTATACGTGAACCAACTGCAGTGGCATCTCAGGAGCACTCTCccctggcagtgctggctgcaatGTAAGCCTGAGATGTTTTTTAAGCCATGCAATGACTCCCCAGAGTTTAAAACATAAGCTTTGAGGTTTTCCATGTCCCATGCAAGGATTGGGCTTTGAAATCTGctagctttttctttccagctatAAAAGAAGTCCAGGGAGATCTGAGAAGCAGAGGGTGTTTGCACTGTCTAACCATAATATTGGCATTTGCAAGGAGTGGCCTTTGTAAGAATACAACATTTCCAGTGCTGTgtgagcacagggcaggcagtATGTGCTACTGGGAAAGTGTGCCTGCTTTACCACTGTTTTCAGTTAAGAAGAGCTTGTTGCCTTATTCTGAAGCACCCAACATGACTCCATTAAGTGGGAAAGACTGACTAAAGAGGGACCAGCACTGATCTGTCCTGCTAAGATAATTCTGCAGTTCtcatttaaattgctttctCTTGTGAACGAGTGCAGGGGACGACAATCATCACCAACTTGACTTCAGTGCTGAAGGATGAGACAGTCTGGAAGAAGCCAAAGGAATTTTACCCTGAACATTTCCTGAATGAGAATGGGCAATTTGTGAGACCAGAGGCCTTcctgcccttctctgcaggTAAATCTAAGGGGAGGATCTAGCTGCAAGTCCGGTACACAGCAGGTGTGGTGATCTGCCTTCTGGGAAGTCCAAGGGTTGTCCTTTTCCTTATCTCTGCAGTCGAGCAGGTGATAAGACTTGCAGGGGACCCTTTCAACCTTAACTGTTCTGTGACTTTGTGCCTGACAGACAAGATGCACCATCTAACTAAATAGCTGTGAGCGTCTCAGCCTTTTCGACACTGTTAACAAAGCAGTctcactttcttccttctttccatccaGAGCAAGGAGGCTTTTGAATTGTCTTGCTCCATCCTTTGTCTGCATACAAAGGGTGCTCATCCCacagtgatttcagtgggatTCAATGTCTTCTCATGGACATTCCTTCTTGCAGGTCGACGTGCTTGCCTGGGGGAACAGCTGGCCAAGATGGAGCTCTTCATCTTCTTCACCACTCTCATGCAGAAGTTCACCTTTGTGATCCCTGAAGGTCAGCCCAGGCCACGGGAGGACAGTTACTTTGCTTTTACAAACAGCCCACACCCATATCAGTTGCGAGCTGTCCCAAGATAAGTGTGCACTGCTTCACTCAGAAACCACCACAAACACTGTCAGAAATGTTGCAGGGCTATGCAGACCATGCCAGGTTCTAGGCATCCTAAGTCCATCCAGATGTCCCCAGCTGTTTAAAGTAAGAATGTGGCCCAGCATCCTTAACGTAGCTTAATTTCAATGTTACTCCTCAATTCCTGTGTATTGAAACACAAGGGTATCCAGGGTATGAGATAATGTGCTGATTCTAAGAGCAAAAAACCTTGGAAAAAATGGTAAAGTGCTGCTGGGCACCTCCCTTCCTTGctggctgctctctgcctctggTGCTCCTCCTCTGCCTGCCCTCCAGGTGCCCAGGAGGGCTCTGGCTTGACTCCTGCATAAACAAGGCTCACAGTGTCAAGTGATCTGGCACGTGCTGGTGGTGGGCAGGGTGAAAGCTTAAGCACATACAAAGTCACATTTCCCAGCACGACTACACATATCTTCAGATCAGTGCCCCTGATCGTGCAATAAACGCAGACTCCATACATTACTTCATGTCTACTGCGTACTGCCATTTATTGCATACATCAGGCATTACCTTCATTTACAACCCTAAAGAAAGCACAATGCCGGCCAACTAGGACTCCAGCAGGAGGAGCTACCAACAAGCACCTAAATAATCAATACAACTTTTCAGCTCCAGAAGCAGGTAGTTTCTGAAATGCATACATTCCTACAAATGTATTTGAAGAGGAATTCCGATGCTTCCATTACTATCTCTATCCACCTAGCTCTCCAAAACTGGTTTTTACCCAAGGTCAGGAAAGGTTTGAAACTCATACGGCTACACCACTTGAATGAGCGAGCTGCAGGTGTCACAggtggctttctttttcttcctgcaacATTGCTGACCAGTTGCTTTGCAAGGTGTTAATGTTGTTGCTCATGCTGGTAGGAAATACAGCACAAATGCATAACCGCAACAAGAAAGCCTCTGACACAGTGCACACATGCACACGTTTCTCTTTCTCATACTAATTTTGGGACCTTTGAAAGCTCCTGCATTATGTATATGACTACCCTTACTACTGTTAAGGTTTCAGCTTCAGCGGAACCGCACACTGATGGTTTTCATCTGCTACTAACCTGACAAAATAAAAGTGATGTGGAAGGGCTGTCCTGCCATCCCcactctgtgcttttctgacCGTCCTGCTGCATTACCTGCTGCAGGACCTTGTGTACTCATGTGCCATTGCACTCCTCATAGCCACCTCCCACAGAGCATTAGTCCATCGGCCTGTGGAAACAGCAGCTGGTGGCGTTTCTGAAGCAAAGGGAGCAGACAGGTCACTCGAATGACAGAACGGCTGTAGAGCCCAGGTTGCGGcgccacagaatcacagaatcacagaatgacccgggttgaaagggacctcaaggatcatgtagttccaacccccctgcctggcagggccaccaaacatacacatttactagatcaggttgcccagggccctgtccaacctggtcttgaacacctccaaggatggtgcttcacaacctccctgggcagcctgttccagggcctaaccactctcctagtgaagaacttccccctaacatccaacctaaatctaacATCTTTTAACTTAAgaccatttccccgtgtcctgctattgtcagccctttcgaagagtttactcccctcctgggagtaagttcccttcaggta
The Coturnix japonica isolate 7356 chromosome 1, Coturnix japonica 2.1, whole genome shotgun sequence DNA segment above includes these coding regions:
- the LOC107313299 gene encoding cytochrome P450 2D17 — its product is MTLLLWLSSWNNISVLGIFLTVFTILVDFMKRRKNWSRYPPGPVSLPFVGTMPFVNYNNPHLSFEKFRKKFGNIFSLQNCWTNVVVLNGYKTVKEALVNKSEDFADRPYLPIYEHLGYGHKSEGVIIARYGRAWKELRKFSLTTLRNFGMGKKSLEERVSEEAGFLCSAISSEGDRPFNPRILVNNAICNVICNITYGERFDYGDETFKKLLTLFENSLHEEVGFLPQLLNVVPILLRIPGLPQKIFRCQKEYINFVEKLVYMHKKTWNPAYTRDFTDAFLKEMAKGKEAEENGFNKSNLTLVTSDLLVAGSETTSTTLRWALLFMLLYPEIQSKVHKEIDKVIGRNRPPTMADQVNMPYTNAVIHEVQRCGDIVPMGVPHMTYRDTELQGFFIPKGTTIITNLTSVLKDETVWKKPKEFYPEHFLNENGQFVRPEAFLPFSAGRRACLGEQLAKMELFIFFTTLMQKFTFVIPEGQPRPREDSYFAFTNSPHPYQLRAVPR